The segment GATGATAGGTGCGTCGATGCCGTGATAAAAATTCGATGCGGCATACATCGCCTTACAATGGAATCTTGTGCAGCGGGAAGGATAAAGCGTCCGGAAAGCAGGTCGACCTTTGAGTTTGGAAAGCAGGCAACGGAGGCAGTTGTTATCGAGCTATCTGCCATGGAGTGCTCATTTACCAAGCTGCGAATCTGGTGCGGCGTCCCGTGAGGGAAGAGAACCATGTCGCCCTCGCCGAGGACTATTTGGTCTCGCGAGCATGAATCGGAGACAATTATGGAGCCCGACAAAACCGCGTGGTACGGCAGCATCCCATTGCCGGCTGCAGGAACGCGTGCTGTGCAAGGCGCGAGCTGGTTGATTCGAGCGTCCACGCGCCCTCTTACGTCGAGGATGCGAAGTAACCCCTCGACCCAATCGCAAACTTCGGTTGCTTCGCTCTGAACCAACATAGACAACATGCCTCGAGATCACCTGCCGGAGGCGTGAGGCGCTTCCGCATCACGCCGCGTCATCGCTTCAAACCGCAGGCACTTCGCCGCCATCCAACCGAATGGCCGATCCGGTCATCCAACGTGCAGAAGGCGACACCAGATAGGCCATCAGATCAGCAATCTCTTCGGGCGTTCCGTACCGGCGGATCCCCGAGTGCGCCAAGAACGTCGATGCGGCCTGTTCCACACTCACCGAGTGATCCTTCGCCCACTTCTGAAGGAAGCTCTCTCGGCGTCCGGTCATCACGGGTCCAGGCATCACGCTGTTAACCTGCACGCCGTCCACCAGACCACGATCTGCGAAAGCCTTGGCCAGCGCGACTATGGCAGCGTTGATCGTACCGACTGCCGCATAAGGCGATTTGGGCACTTGCGCACTGTTGCCAGAGGTAAAAACTACTGAACCACCACTGGCCTTCAGGGCGGGCCACGCCTGTATCGTGAGCCGGCGTGCCCCGTGCAACTTGAGTTCCGTACCCGCAGTCCATTGCTCATCCGCCATGTCAAAGAGGTCAATCTGCGGCACGGCGCCGGCAATGTTCAGAAGGGCGTCCACGCGCCCGAAGCGCGAAATCGTTGTCTCGACCACTCTGGTCGCAGCGGATGCGTCCGCCAGGTCCTCAACAAGTACAAGCGCAGACGCGCCCGCGCGCTCGACCATATCGGCCGTCTCATTGAGCCCGTCCTTGCCTCGTGCGACGAGCACGAGGTGGCCAAAGTCCGCTGCTAGCCTAACGGCAGTTGCCCTCCCAATTCCCTGGCTCGCACCTGTGACAATAGCTACGTTGGTCTTGGACATCTAAGCTTCCTCATGGAGAAAAGCAGGGCGATGAGGACGCGCAAGTTGGCGACTTCCTGGTTTATCTATCGCCCTGGAAAGTTTGTGAATATTGGCTTCAGTCAATCCATCAATCACAGGAAGGATCTGATGGCGTGAGCAATCTCGGCATGATGGCTCTCTAGCGCGAAGTGGCCCGATTCGACAAATTGAACCTCAGCCTCGGGCACGTCGCGCCTGAAGGCTTCCGCGCCGGCGGGTAGGAAGAACGGATCGTGGCGACCCCATATCGCAAGGACCCGCGGCTTGTGCTGGCGAAGGTACTCCTGAAACTTGGGATAAAGCGCGACGTTTGATGCGTAATCCAAAAGAAGGTCGAGCTGTACATCGTGCGCCCCTGGGCGGGCCAGGTAGAAATTGTCCAGAGAGTATCCGTCAGGAGAAATCCGCGAGATATCGGGCACGCCATGCGTGTACTGCCAGTACGTCGTTTCGGGTGAAAGGAAGGCGCGCAGCGCGTCACGGTTCTCTTGAGTTGGTTCCTTCCAGTACGCGCGAATAGGGTCCCATCCATCACTTAGCCCCTCTGAGTACGCGTTTCCATTTTGGCTGACGATTGCGTCGATTCGCTCGGGATGCATCAGTGCGATACGTAAACCGACCGGTGATCCGTAGTCGAAGACATAGATGGAGAATCGGGGAAGACCAACGAGCTCAGTGAACCGGCTGATAATTCGGGCCATGTTCTCGAATGTATATTCGAAGTCCGTGCGCAACGGCATGGCCGACCGTCCGAAGCCCGGTAGATCCGGTGCCACCACGCGAAAGTTCCCACAGAGAGCGGGAATCAGGTCGCGGAACATATGACTCGACGTCGGGAACCCATGAAGGAGAAGCAACGCCGGTGCCACGGGCGGCCCGGCCTCGCGATACGCAATCTCGAATCCATCGACGTCGATGTGACGATACGTGACAGGGTACATAGAACCTCCGGGCGATCGGTGACGCGATCGCCTATGTCAGGCAAACTAAGGAAGTGGACTGACCGCCGATCAGGTGGCAGCTTGGCTCTGTGGCGATGGCTGGCATCGCGCCAGGTAGCAACGCGGAGAATGGGGTAGCCCACATCACCTGTTGCGCGGTCGATGGCGGAAGGAATAGTTCAAGAGCCAGCAATGCCATCATGAGGATTTTGGCGGCGGCCGGAGTGCTTCCAACGGCATATTGGGAGGCATCGCTGAGCGCAGCAGAGGAAATTGAGTTGGCCATTGGGTGCCTTCAGGTGTAGTACGTCCGCATTGGCTTCCCCCACACGTTCTCAGTGACCGGGAGTTGCCATAGGCAGGCCGTCGAACCGTAGTGGGACGGGGGGCTGCCTTCTTCACCCTTTCGAGAGCAAGTTTTCCCGTTCGGCACAACCTGGTTCGACCCATGCGCTATTTGCTTACCGAAACAGCGTGGCTTTCTACCCTTTCGGGGTTAGGATCTTGCGCATTGATTGCGCAAAATTAGTTGAATCTACCAAGCCGCGAGGCGCGCTGTGGCATCCGTGGACCGCATCATTCGTATCCTTATCGTTGACGATCACCCCATGATGCGGGAGGGGCTTCGTTCGACGCTTGAGCGCGAACGCGATATGAAAGTCGTCGGTGAGGCGTCCGACGGAAGCGACGCGGTTGCACGTTTTCGTGATCTTCGGCCGTCCGTCACGCTTATAGACCTACAGATGGCGCCTGTGGACGGACTGCAGGCGATCGTAGACATCCATGGCGAGTTCCCGGACGCTCCCCTCATCGTTCTGACGACGTATCCTGGGGATGCGCGGGTCGCACGGGCCCTCCAGTCAGGCGCCATGTCCTATCTTCTCAAGACCTCCTCGAGCGAGGAAATCGTGCGCACGGTGAGGGGCGCCGCTGACGGCAAGAAAGTACTTGCGACAGAGATCTTGCAGGATGTGACGGCGCACCAGGGCCTTGAATCGCTAACACATAGAGAGTTACTCGTACTCCAAATGGTCGCCCAAGGCTTCACCAACCGTGCCATCGGCGACGTGTTGCGCGTGTCAGAGGACACCATAAAGACACGCATGAAAAGCATTCTGGCAAAGCTTGGCGCGAACGACCGGGCGCACGCGGTCACAATCGCAATCCGACGCGGCTTTCTTGACCCGCAATAGGGCTCGCATGCTGATTGTCAATGGGTTGAACGACGCCGGTATATCAGCCGCGCGGGGACGGTCAGGGTCACGCATGTACCGATCCCCTCTTCGGTCACCAAAGCAAGGTGCCCGCCTATCTGGCGTGCTCGTTCGCGCATGCCGGTTATTCCCCAATGGCCATGGTGTTGCCTCAGCTTCAATAACCCCTGAGTAATGCCTCGGCCGTCATCCCTTACTTCTACGACCAGGTTCCAATACCCATATCGGATTCGAAGGCTTATCTGAGCGGCGTCGGCATGGTTCCGAGCATTGTGTAACGCTTCACGGAGGATCGCGACGACCTCCTGCCCTGGAGCGACCTTCAGCCGCCGGATGCGACCCTCGATGGTGGTGACATAGAAGGTGTCTTCACCACTGTCATCAAGGAACTCCATAAAGTCTTCTAGCGGGCATTCGGCGTCATCACTTTGCATCCGAAGTGCACTCACACGATCTCGTCCTTCTGCTGCGACCTTCCGTGCTTTTTCAACTGCCTGGCTCAGCGTCGGCCGGGACGTCTCGCCGATGACGTCCGAGCGGACGACCGATTCGACGGTAAATAGAAGCCCGTGGATGCTCTGCAGAAGCGTATCGTGGACCTCGCGTGCAATTCGCTCTCGCTCTTCCAACTGGATCCTGGAACGCTGGTTTGCAAGCCGGAGGCGCCACCGGTACAGAACGGCGAGTGCGACGATGAGAAAAAGGCCAACTGCGAGGCGAAACCAGACGGTTTGATAAAAAGCTGGCTGAATGCGAAGAAGCAGGGGATGGTCCATCACACCAACCATTCCGTCTTCATTGGTTACCTGCAGCTCAAACTGGTAGTCCCCCGGACCGAGATTCGTGTAGAACGCCTCGCGCCGCGTACCAAGGTTTTGCCAGGTTTCGTCCACGCCAACCAATCGAGCCTGAAACGTGGTGCGTGCCGGCATGGTGAGCGTCGGCGCTCCGAAATCGATACGCATGCTCCTGGTCAGCGGCGGAAGGCTCACTCTCGAAGATGCCTCGTATAGAACGCCCTCTGCGAGTACGGTCCATACCTCAGGTTTTGCTACGGTCCGGTTTCTGAGCAAATGACGCGTATTGACTGACGCAACCTCCCGGGTCGTCGTAATCCAGACACGATCATCCCGTCCCTCGGCTAGTGACGGCAGGGGCCTGACCTTGTCGGCCTGTCCGATCAGGCCATCCTCGGCGTCGTAGACCTCGTAGCGGACCTCGTGATCCGGACGGGCCGCCACTTGTTGCATTTCCTCCGAAGAAATACGGATGACACCTTCGTCTGCCTGTAGCCAGAGTTCGCCGTTCTTGAGCTGAACGATCCCGGTTATGCCGGAGAAGGCATGCCGCTCAGTACCATATAGGGAAACGAAGCGGTCTTCGATAATCTGCGCCAAGCCACTTTCGCCGCCGACGAGCGCGTTACCTCGCTCCAACGCCATGTCCGCGATGGCGCCGATGGCTAAGCCATCGCCCGGACCAAATAGCTTCACGTGGTCGCCGTCCTTACGCGCCAGGTGGCCGTCTCCAAAGGCGATCCACAGCCGGCCCCTGGTGTCCGATACGAGCCTTGTGAGTCGATCTGTGGCCAGGCCAGCCATCTCCTTGATAGAACTCCAGCGGCTTCCGTCCCGGCGATAGAGGCCAAGCCCGGATACCGCGACCCACAGTGCTCCAGCGCCGTCGACGGCGATGGACTGGTACCGGGTTACAGCCGAAGGCTCTTCGGTTGGCCCTGTGATACGGCTGATCTTTCCACGGACGATGTGGAAGAGGCCGGACTGCCCTGCCATCCAGACATTGCCTAGCCGGTCACGTGCCACGCATGAAAAGTACTGCCCCAATTCCGGAAATCGCGTGGAGTCAGGGGTTAGACGGTATGCCCCCCATGTTGTGCCCACCCACGCGTCACCATCGTTATCGAATGCGATGGCAGGCATGAACAAATGGTCATCGACCTCATGGGGAGTGATCCGGCTCTCGCGGAACTGATCGATACCCAAGGCGGTGGCGACCCAAATATTCGAGTCACGATCTTCAAAGAACGCGCTCACTGTACCGTCGGAGAGACCGTCGGCCGGGGTAAAGTCTTCACGTACTGGCGGTTCGCCCGCACCGGCGCTCCATCGGTACCGCTGTATTCCCTTGTCAGATGGAAGCCACAACGCACCCGCGGAGTCGATGAACGGCGTGGGATCGGCGTCAAGCAGCGACACCGGTAGGGACGCCGGTAAGCCGCGAAGTTGTGTCCGTACAGTGTCCTGATCAACTGGTTCGAAATGCGAACTACCCAGCGACAAGACGTACGAGCGATCAGTGACGGTCGTGATCCAGAGCCGCCCGTCTTTCGATTGGCTCAACGCACGAAGGGCACTTCCGTCGTATCCGTGCTCGCTATCCACCGGATGCCACGCGCCATGGGCGTACGTGGAGAGACCACCGGCACTGGCTGCCCACAACACGCCATCGGGTGTCTTGGCGAACGCGAACACCGTGCCCGGGGGCAACGAGTTCTTGTAGGTTTCGATGCGCTCCCCGGAAACGTGAGTGACGCCGCCAAAGTAGTAGCTGAGCCACATCGACCCGTCGGTGTCGAGAAAAAGCCCCTTGATCATCTGGCTCGGCAGCCGCCTGCTCAACGTTTGGTCAAAGTGCACGCCGTCAAAACGATAAAGGCCATTCTGAGACGTCATCCACAGGTAGCCCTCGCGATCCTGCGCGATGTCCGTCACTCGACCCGGAGCGCCATCAGCAGCCAGTAGCATCCGATGGTGAAACTGCGTGATGTGCAGCCGATTGGAGATGCCGCCGGTCCGAACCCGCTCCTGTGCCGTCGCCGAGACCCACGGTGCTACCAGCGCAACGAAACATGCGAACAGGAAGAAAGCGCGGGCGGATGCTCCGGTCATTTCAGGAATAAGCTCCCAAGTGGCTCAC is part of the Luteibacter pinisoli genome and harbors:
- a CDS encoding SDR family oxidoreductase produces the protein MSKTNVAIVTGASQGIGRATAVRLAADFGHLVLVARGKDGLNETADMVERAGASALVLVEDLADASAATRVVETTISRFGRVDALLNIAGAVPQIDLFDMADEQWTAGTELKLHGARRLTIQAWPALKASGGSVVFTSGNSAQVPKSPYAAVGTINAAIVALAKAFADRGLVDGVQVNSVMPGPVMTGRRESFLQKWAKDHSVSVEQAASTFLAHSGIRRYGTPEEIADLMAYLVSPSARWMTGSAIRLDGGEVPAV
- a CDS encoding alpha/beta fold hydrolase, with translation MYPVTYRHIDVDGFEIAYREAGPPVAPALLLLHGFPTSSHMFRDLIPALCGNFRVVAPDLPGFGRSAMPLRTDFEYTFENMARIISRFTELVGLPRFSIYVFDYGSPVGLRIALMHPERIDAIVSQNGNAYSEGLSDGWDPIRAYWKEPTQENRDALRAFLSPETTYWQYTHGVPDISRISPDGYSLDNFYLARPGAHDVQLDLLLDYASNVALYPKFQEYLRQHKPRVLAIWGRHDPFFLPAGAEAFRRDVPEAEVQFVESGHFALESHHAEIAHAIRSFL
- a CDS encoding response regulator transcription factor, yielding MDRIIRILIVDDHPMMREGLRSTLERERDMKVVGEASDGSDAVARFRDLRPSVTLIDLQMAPVDGLQAIVDIHGEFPDAPLIVLTTYPGDARVARALQSGAMSYLLKTSSSEEIVRTVRGAADGKKVLATEILQDVTAHQGLESLTHRELLVLQMVAQGFTNRAIGDVLRVSEDTIKTRMKSILAKLGANDRAHAVTIAIRRGFLDPQ
- a CDS encoding sensor histidine kinase, coding for MTGASARAFFLFACFVALVAPWVSATAQERVRTGGISNRLHITQFHHRMLLAADGAPGRVTDIAQDREGYLWMTSQNGLYRFDGVHFDQTLSRRLPSQMIKGLFLDTDGSMWLSYYFGGVTHVSGERIETYKNSLPPGTVFAFAKTPDGVLWAASAGGLSTYAHGAWHPVDSEHGYDGSALRALSQSKDGRLWITTVTDRSYVLSLGSSHFEPVDQDTVRTQLRGLPASLPVSLLDADPTPFIDSAGALWLPSDKGIQRYRWSAGAGEPPVREDFTPADGLSDGTVSAFFEDRDSNIWVATALGIDQFRESRITPHEVDDHLFMPAIAFDNDGDAWVGTTWGAYRLTPDSTRFPELGQYFSCVARDRLGNVWMAGQSGLFHIVRGKISRITGPTEEPSAVTRYQSIAVDGAGALWVAVSGLGLYRRDGSRWSSIKEMAGLATDRLTRLVSDTRGRLWIAFGDGHLARKDGDHVKLFGPGDGLAIGAIADMALERGNALVGGESGLAQIIEDRFVSLYGTERHAFSGITGIVQLKNGELWLQADEGVIRISSEEMQQVAARPDHEVRYEVYDAEDGLIGQADKVRPLPSLAEGRDDRVWITTTREVASVNTRHLLRNRTVAKPEVWTVLAEGVLYEASSRVSLPPLTRSMRIDFGAPTLTMPARTTFQARLVGVDETWQNLGTRREAFYTNLGPGDYQFELQVTNEDGMVGVMDHPLLLRIQPAFYQTVWFRLAVGLFLIVALAVLYRWRLRLANQRSRIQLEERERIAREVHDTLLQSIHGLLFTVESVVRSDVIGETSRPTLSQAVEKARKVAAEGRDRVSALRMQSDDAECPLEDFMEFLDDSGEDTFYVTTIEGRIRRLKVAPGQEVVAILREALHNARNHADAAQISLRIRYGYWNLVVEVRDDGRGITQGLLKLRQHHGHWGITGMRERARQIGGHLALVTEEGIGTCVTLTVPARLIYRRRSTH